One stretch of Halobaculum marinum DNA includes these proteins:
- a CDS encoding GAF domain-containing protein, whose translation MPSSRDPRVLVAEPAGVDGSDGAAVVAEIKQRSGFTALLKRETVATEYLRELGPTIDCVVCVSLPGERVEALTAAAGEVPVIVYGDEIPPVPVDEVVANDGGMDVLVERITERIERRRERDALAEANAKLSALNEYTRELTGCRSVDDVSDTAVDAVTNALGHGRVVLAMLDGDVFYPYGHTLPSEPEVKIDIDEGIVGRTFETGETQIIDDYDDDPDKVRDVPAVGSAVSVPLGDHGVLQVTADRKHAFDRQDAEFLEIVASHAAEALSRLERETDLRVERDRLHAFFEGLGAPAVYVESSDGEEPVLLEANSAYRETFGDEHVGEPVSDAFPTETERTLFAEHLVDGDIVREPICRETADGRVVDLEVGMVPVPTTGLDAAAFGLYVVDVELP comes from the coding sequence ATGCCGTCCTCCCGCGATCCCCGCGTTCTGGTAGCGGAGCCAGCAGGAGTCGACGGGTCGGACGGCGCCGCAGTCGTCGCCGAGATCAAACAACGGTCTGGGTTCACGGCGCTGTTGAAGCGCGAGACGGTGGCGACGGAGTACCTCCGCGAACTCGGGCCGACGATAGACTGCGTCGTCTGTGTCTCACTGCCTGGCGAGCGGGTGGAGGCGCTCACCGCGGCCGCCGGCGAGGTGCCGGTGATCGTGTACGGCGACGAGATACCGCCGGTGCCAGTCGACGAAGTGGTCGCCAACGACGGGGGGATGGACGTGCTCGTCGAGCGGATCACCGAGCGGATCGAGCGCCGCCGCGAGCGGGACGCGCTCGCGGAGGCCAACGCGAAGCTGTCGGCGCTCAACGAGTACACCCGCGAGCTGACCGGCTGTCGGTCCGTCGACGACGTGAGCGACACCGCCGTCGACGCCGTCACCAACGCGCTCGGCCACGGACGAGTCGTGCTCGCGATGCTCGACGGAGACGTGTTCTACCCGTACGGGCACACGCTCCCGAGCGAACCGGAGGTGAAGATCGACATCGACGAGGGGATCGTGGGGCGGACGTTCGAGACCGGCGAGACGCAGATCATCGACGACTACGACGACGACCCCGACAAGGTCCGCGACGTGCCGGCGGTCGGCTCCGCGGTGAGCGTGCCGCTCGGCGACCACGGTGTCCTCCAAGTGACCGCAGACCGGAAGCACGCCTTCGACCGACAGGACGCGGAGTTCCTCGAAATCGTCGCCTCCCACGCCGCAGAGGCGCTGTCGCGGCTCGAACGCGAGACGGACCTGCGCGTCGAGCGCGACCGACTCCACGCCTTCTTCGAGGGGCTCGGTGCCCCGGCGGTGTACGTCGAGTCGTCCGACGGCGAGGAGCCGGTGTTGCTGGAGGCGAACTCGGCGTACCGAGAGACGTTCGGCGACGAGCACGTCGGGGAGCCCGTCAGCGACGCCTTCCCGACGGAGACGGAGCGGACGCTGTTCGCCGAACACCTCGTCGACGGGGACATCGTCCGTGAGCCGATCTGTCGGGAGACCGCCGACGGGCGGGTCGTCGACCTCGAGGTCGGGATGGTTCCGGTGCCGACCACGGGGCTGGACGCGGCCGCCTTCGGGCTGTACGTCGTCGACGTGGAGTTGCCGTAG
- a CDS encoding cobalamin B12-binding domain-containing protein produces MSTQEREEGRQIRCLIAKVGLDGHDRGAHVISRAFRDAGFEVIYSGLHRAPDEIVQAAVQEDVDVLGISILSGAHNTLVPKIVTGLEEYDAFEDTLILVGGIIPDDDREDLLDMGVAAVFGPGTPMEDTIEFVRENVHDRE; encoded by the coding sequence ATGAGCACACAGGAGCGCGAGGAGGGCCGGCAGATCCGCTGCCTCATCGCCAAGGTGGGACTCGACGGCCACGACCGCGGCGCACACGTCATCTCGCGGGCGTTCCGCGACGCCGGCTTCGAGGTCATCTACTCCGGGCTCCATCGCGCGCCCGACGAGATCGTGCAGGCGGCCGTCCAGGAGGACGTCGACGTCCTCGGCATCTCCATCCTCTCGGGGGCGCACAACACGCTCGTCCCCAAGATCGTCACCGGCCTGGAGGAGTACGACGCCTTCGAGGACACCCTGATCCTCGTGGGCGGGATCATCCCCGACGACGACCGCGAGGACCTCCTCGACATGGGCGTCGCCGCCGTGTTCGGCCCGGGCACGCCGATGGAGGACACCATCGAGTTCGTCCGCGAGAACGTCCACGACCGCGAGTGA
- the meaB gene encoding methylmalonyl Co-A mutase-associated GTPase MeaB — translation MTAAESTESDLVAELLDGKHRALARVITKIENRSTGYRDIVSQLHTHTGHADVIGITGSPGAGKSTLVDKLAKTYRDRGDTVGVIAVDPSSPYTGGAVLGDRIRMASNVGDMDVFFRSMSARGTLGGLSTATSDAVKALDAFGKDKVIIETVGAGQNEVDIVRTADTVCVLVQPGSGDDVQMLKAGILEIGDVFVVNKADMDGAERTVAELEEMIHMRQNPAAGLDTGHHGPVDEAEMAQVAIDDPDEEAWDPEVVQTVATGGEGVDELIDTLAAHAEWLHETGHIEDKARGRYAEEIRQLIRSDTAALLEDVIDARGGIDALADDVLAKETDPYTVADELVGPVRDCVDEELTR, via the coding sequence ATGACGGCCGCAGAGTCGACGGAGTCGGACCTGGTCGCAGAGCTGTTGGACGGCAAACATCGGGCGCTGGCGCGGGTGATCACGAAGATCGAGAACCGCTCGACGGGCTACCGCGACATCGTCTCGCAACTCCACACCCACACGGGCCACGCCGACGTGATCGGGATCACAGGGAGCCCCGGCGCAGGCAAGTCGACGCTCGTCGACAAACTGGCGAAGACGTACCGCGACCGCGGCGACACCGTCGGCGTCATCGCTGTCGACCCCTCCTCGCCGTACACGGGCGGGGCGGTGCTGGGTGACCGCATTCGGATGGCCTCGAACGTCGGCGACATGGACGTGTTCTTCCGGTCGATGAGCGCCCGCGGCACCCTCGGCGGGCTGTCGACAGCCACGTCGGACGCCGTGAAGGCGCTCGACGCGTTCGGCAAGGACAAGGTGATCATCGAGACGGTCGGCGCCGGCCAAAACGAGGTCGACATCGTCCGCACCGCCGACACCGTCTGCGTGCTCGTCCAGCCCGGGTCGGGCGACGACGTGCAAATGCTGAAGGCGGGCATCCTCGAAATCGGCGACGTGTTCGTCGTCAACAAAGCCGACATGGACGGCGCCGAGCGCACCGTCGCCGAGTTGGAGGAGATGATCCACATGCGCCAGAACCCCGCGGCGGGGCTCGACACCGGTCACCATGGCCCCGTCGACGAGGCGGAGATGGCGCAGGTCGCCATCGACGACCCCGACGAGGAGGCGTGGGACCCCGAGGTCGTCCAGACGGTCGCGACAGGCGGCGAGGGCGTCGACGAGTTGATCGACACGCTCGCGGCGCACGCCGAGTGGCTCCACGAGACGGGGCACATCGAGGACAAAGCGCGCGGGCGCTACGCCGAGGAGATCCGACAGCTGATCCGCTCGGACACCGCGGCACTGCTGGAAGACGTGATCGACGCTCGCGGCGGCATCGACGCCCTCGCCGACGACGTGCTCGCGAAGGAGACGGACCCGTACACGGTCGCCGACGAGTTGGTCGGCCCCGTTCGCGACTGCGTCGACGAGGAGTTGACGCGGTGA
- a CDS encoding cupredoxin domain-containing protein, which translates to MATDNDGDAETDGSTDEGGLIPASSRRRLLKIGGAGAVAAAFGGAGMAAAQQEDDDEDDGEGDDGEEDDGATGGGSESVLDDLVDPTFGYPLAADESDGVSVERVVDVTETDGEGAHADFPSEPSGEAPGAFEEVPAEFYFDPVGLAVEPGTLVQFRVLEGLHTVTAFTELAEPALGLPRRVPEDSPPFTSPPLTPDQSWVYQFEESGVYDYFCFPHLGLGMVARIVVYDPEDDDLADDAFAVEADDSLFPNDRRVLASEELVPENVVDAGEVAWADLTIEGAEESGTPDEAEAETETGEAETEEAETETGEAETETDESETETEPEES; encoded by the coding sequence ATGGCGACAGACAACGACGGCGACGCAGAAACCGACGGATCGACTGACGAAGGCGGGCTGATCCCGGCGTCCTCGCGGCGACGGCTGTTGAAGATCGGCGGTGCCGGCGCCGTGGCGGCGGCGTTCGGGGGTGCGGGGATGGCGGCGGCCCAGCAGGAAGACGACGATGAGGACGACGGGGAGGGTGACGACGGCGAGGAGGACGACGGCGCCACCGGCGGCGGGAGCGAGTCGGTGTTGGACGACCTCGTCGACCCCACGTTCGGCTACCCGCTCGCCGCCGACGAGTCGGACGGCGTCTCCGTCGAGCGCGTCGTCGACGTGACCGAGACGGACGGAGAGGGAGCACACGCCGACTTCCCGTCGGAGCCGTCCGGCGAGGCGCCGGGCGCGTTCGAGGAGGTGCCCGCCGAGTTCTACTTCGACCCGGTCGGACTGGCGGTCGAACCGGGCACACTCGTCCAGTTCCGCGTGCTGGAGGGGCTCCACACGGTGACCGCGTTCACCGAACTCGCCGAGCCGGCGCTCGGACTCCCGCGCCGTGTTCCCGAGGACTCGCCGCCGTTCACCTCGCCCCCGTTGACCCCCGACCAGTCGTGGGTGTACCAGTTCGAGGAGTCGGGCGTGTACGACTACTTCTGTTTCCCCCACCTCGGACTGGGGATGGTGGCCCGGATCGTCGTGTACGACCCGGAGGACGACGACCTCGCCGACGACGCGTTCGCAGTCGAGGCGGACGACTCGCTGTTCCCCAACGACCGGCGGGTGCTCGCGAGCGAGGAACTGGTCCCCGAGAACGTCGTCGACGCCGGCGAGGTCGCCTGGGCGGACCTGACCATCGAGGGGGCCGAGGAGTCGGGGACGCCCGACGAAGCCGAGGCGGAGACGGAGACTGGGGAAGCGGAAACCGAGGAAGCGGAGACGGAGACTGGGGAAGCGGAGACGGAGACCGATGAATCGGAGACGGAGACCGAGCCGGAGGAGTCGTAG
- a CDS encoding branched-chain amino acid transaminase translates to MAGFAEMDVDTIWHNGEYVDWEDATTHVLTHGLHYGTGVFEGVRAYDTEEGTAVFRWEEHLDRFYESTKPYDMEIPYTREEITEATMEVIRRNDLDSAYVRPIAYYGYNSLGVSPGDCPTDVAIAAWPWGAYLGDDALENGIKAMVSSWRKHSSSQIPTNAKTTGLYVNSLLAGEEARRNGYKEAIVLNKEGNVAEGPGENIFLVRDGELFTPGLSESILDGITRNTVIELARERGYTVHDNVSISRGELNTADELFFTGSAAEVTPIRQVDNVEIGNGSRGPITEELQTAFFDLVERRTDDHEEWFTYV, encoded by the coding sequence ATGGCTGGCTTCGCGGAGATGGACGTCGACACCATCTGGCACAACGGCGAGTACGTCGACTGGGAGGACGCGACGACTCACGTCCTCACACACGGACTGCACTACGGCACGGGCGTCTTCGAGGGCGTTCGCGCGTACGACACCGAGGAAGGGACGGCGGTGTTCCGCTGGGAGGAGCACCTCGACCGCTTCTACGAGTCGACGAAGCCGTACGACATGGAGATCCCGTACACGCGCGAGGAGATCACCGAGGCGACGATGGAGGTCATCCGCCGCAACGACCTCGACAGCGCGTACGTGCGCCCCATCGCCTACTACGGCTACAACAGCCTCGGCGTGTCGCCGGGCGACTGCCCGACCGACGTCGCCATCGCGGCGTGGCCGTGGGGCGCGTACCTCGGCGACGACGCACTGGAGAACGGCATCAAGGCGATGGTCTCCTCGTGGCGCAAGCACTCCTCCTCGCAGATTCCGACGAACGCGAAGACGACGGGGCTGTACGTCAACTCCCTGCTGGCGGGCGAGGAGGCGCGGCGCAACGGCTACAAAGAGGCGATCGTCCTCAACAAGGAGGGCAACGTCGCGGAAGGCCCCGGCGAGAACATCTTCCTCGTGCGCGACGGCGAACTGTTCACGCCCGGGCTCTCGGAGTCCATCCTCGACGGCATCACGCGCAACACCGTGATCGAACTGGCGCGCGAGCGCGGCTACACCGTCCACGACAACGTGAGCATCTCGCGCGGCGAGTTGAACACCGCCGACGAACTGTTCTTCACCGGCTCGGCCGCGGAGGTCACGCCGATCCGGCAGGTGGACAACGTCGAAATCGGCAACGGCTCGCGCGGCCCGATCACCGAGGAACTCCAGACCGCGTTCTTTGACCTCGTGGAGCGTCGCACCGACGACCACGAGGAGTGGTTCACGTACGTCTGA
- a CDS encoding Na+/H+ antiporter NhaC family protein, translating into MTTETPRTYDDFEADRLPSAWEALVPMLAVVLSLGVGSGLLGLAPHAPLVWSIAFVGLFARYRLGYDWEAVYDAAEGGLRMGIQAILILFVIYGLISTWTAAGTIPGLMYYGLGLLSPVVFLPVTAVLAAVVAFAIGSSWTTVGTLGVAFIGIGNGLGVAAPMTAGAIVSGAYAGDKQSPLSDTTNLAAAVTGTDLYDHIRAMRLGTAIAIGLSILGYAVLGLFAVTGTGGDTSAITAPLASTYAITPLVFLPLLVTFGLSIRGYPALPSLLAGVFAGAGTAVFVQGTAFTATWDAFLNGTAPETGSELVNGLLATGGVAGSGWTIATVVAALALGGLLEGTGVLATLANRLADVVWSRRSLVAGTGVAALATNGFTAQQYMSIVLPGVSLRTLYDDYDLDSSDLSRAVEAAGTPSSPLFPWNAGAVFMAGVLGFGTSWDFVLYYFFGPLSILVLFALTLSGRAASPAAGPSADAAPADD; encoded by the coding sequence ATGACCACGGAAACCCCTCGGACGTATGACGACTTCGAGGCGGACCGGCTGCCGAGCGCGTGGGAGGCGCTCGTCCCCATGCTCGCGGTGGTCCTGTCGCTCGGGGTCGGCTCCGGCCTGCTCGGATTGGCGCCGCACGCCCCGTTGGTGTGGAGTATCGCCTTCGTCGGACTGTTCGCGCGGTACCGCCTCGGCTACGACTGGGAGGCCGTGTACGACGCCGCGGAGGGTGGCCTCCGGATGGGGATCCAGGCGATCTTGATCCTGTTCGTCATCTACGGACTGATCTCGACGTGGACCGCCGCCGGCACCATCCCCGGGCTGATGTACTACGGACTCGGCCTGCTCTCGCCGGTGGTGTTCCTCCCGGTGACGGCGGTGCTCGCGGCGGTCGTCGCGTTCGCCATCGGCTCGTCGTGGACGACCGTCGGGACGCTGGGCGTCGCGTTCATCGGCATCGGGAACGGCCTCGGCGTCGCCGCACCGATGACCGCCGGCGCCATCGTCTCGGGTGCCTACGCGGGCGACAAGCAGAGCCCCCTGTCTGACACGACGAACCTCGCGGCCGCCGTCACCGGCACCGACCTGTACGACCACATCCGCGCGATGCGCCTCGGCACCGCGATCGCCATCGGGCTGTCGATCCTCGGGTACGCTGTCCTCGGACTGTTCGCGGTGACAGGGACCGGCGGAGACACCTCGGCGATCACGGCGCCGCTGGCGTCGACGTACGCGATCACCCCGCTCGTGTTCCTCCCCCTGCTGGTCACGTTCGGGCTGTCGATCCGCGGCTACCCCGCCCTGCCGTCGCTGCTGGCCGGCGTGTTCGCCGGCGCTGGCACCGCCGTGTTCGTCCAGGGGACGGCGTTCACGGCGACGTGGGACGCCTTCCTCAACGGCACCGCCCCCGAGACGGGGAGCGAACTGGTGAATGGCCTGCTCGCGACCGGCGGCGTCGCCGGCTCCGGCTGGACCATCGCGACCGTCGTCGCGGCGCTCGCGCTCGGCGGGCTGTTGGAGGGGACGGGCGTGCTCGCGACGCTGGCGAACCGGCTCGCCGACGTGGTGTGGTCCCGGCGCTCGCTCGTCGCCGGCACCGGCGTCGCCGCGCTCGCGACGAACGGGTTCACCGCGCAGCAGTACATGAGCATCGTCCTCCCCGGGGTGAGCCTCCGGACGCTGTACGACGACTACGATCTCGACTCGAGCGACCTCTCACGGGCGGTCGAGGCGGCTGGCACCCCGTCGAGTCCGCTGTTCCCGTGGAACGCCGGCGCCGTGTTCATGGCCGGCGTGCTCGGGTTCGGCACCTCCTGGGACTTCGTGCTGTACTACTTCTTCGGCCCGCTGTCGATCCTCGTGCTGTTCGCGCTGACGCTGTCGGGGCGTGCGGCGTCGCCGGCCGCGGGGCCGTCCGCCGACGCCGCCCCCGCCGACGACTGA
- a CDS encoding sugar phosphate isomerase/epimerase family protein, which yields MSLRQGFTVETGHDLDAALSFAADSGFDYVELNMDAAFERSHVDAGDVRAAFADAPVDPLVHLPYRVDPGSVHAGVREGACRELEASIDTALEFGAERGVMHATSRANAAKFDGPEIRDRIFESVRRVDEYASDRGFSLVVENVKGPFFDAGDFPALFAETDAAACLDTGHAMVAGYDLAWQAALLREHGDRIDHVHLNTRRGESRADEHLPIGIGGHPFDDLAAAMRETDWSGTCTHEVFGFDYEYVALGKRRFDEWLAAE from the coding sequence GTGTCCCTCCGCCAAGGCTTCACCGTCGAGACCGGTCACGACCTCGATGCGGCGTTGTCGTTCGCCGCCGACTCGGGGTTCGACTACGTCGAACTGAACATGGACGCCGCGTTCGAGCGCTCGCACGTCGACGCCGGCGACGTGCGGGCGGCGTTCGCCGACGCGCCCGTCGACCCGCTCGTCCACCTGCCGTACCGCGTCGACCCGGGGAGCGTCCACGCCGGCGTTCGCGAGGGGGCGTGCCGCGAACTGGAGGCGTCCATCGACACCGCGCTCGAGTTCGGCGCCGAGCGGGGCGTGATGCACGCCACCTCGCGGGCGAACGCGGCGAAGTTCGACGGCCCGGAGATCCGGGACCGAATCTTCGAGTCGGTCCGGCGCGTCGACGAGTACGCGAGCGACCGGGGATTCTCGCTGGTCGTCGAGAACGTGAAGGGGCCGTTCTTCGACGCCGGCGACTTCCCGGCGCTGTTCGCGGAGACCGACGCCGCGGCGTGTCTCGACACCGGCCACGCGATGGTCGCCGGCTACGACCTCGCGTGGCAGGCGGCGCTCCTTCGCGAGCACGGCGACCGGATCGACCACGTCCACCTCAACACCCGGCGCGGGGAGTCGCGGGCCGACGAACACCTCCCGATCGGCATCGGCGGCCACCCGTTCGACGACCTCGCCGCGGCGATGCGCGAGACGGACTGGTCGGGCACCTGCACGCACGAGGTGTTCGGCTTCGACTACGAGTACGTCGCACTCGGGAAACGGCGGTTCGACGAGTGGCTGGCGGCCGAGTGA
- the ribB gene encoding 3,4-dihydroxy-2-butanone-4-phosphate synthase, whose translation MSRQAGRLDRALAAFRAGEPVLVHDFDDREGETDIVYPASAVTPEAVAHLRNDAGGLICVAVSDAVADAVGLPFLEAQIDHPAAASHDLGYDDRSSFSLPVNHRDTFTGITDDDRARTITELASMASTVDAGVDYDADDFAAEFRAPGHVHVLRGAPGGLDDRLGHTELGLAMAAETEQAPAVVVCEMLDDETGRALSTDAAREYARRNGLPYVEGEDLVAALR comes from the coding sequence GTGAGTCGACAGGCCGGGCGGCTCGACCGCGCGCTCGCGGCCTTCCGCGCCGGCGAGCCGGTGTTGGTGCACGACTTCGACGACCGCGAGGGGGAGACGGACATCGTCTACCCCGCGAGCGCGGTCACCCCGGAGGCGGTCGCCCACCTCCGCAACGACGCGGGCGGCTTGATCTGTGTCGCCGTCTCCGACGCCGTCGCGGACGCGGTCGGCCTCCCGTTCCTCGAAGCACAGATCGACCACCCCGCCGCTGCGAGTCACGACCTCGGGTACGACGACCGCTCGTCGTTCTCGCTGCCGGTGAACCACCGCGACACGTTCACGGGCATCACCGACGACGACCGCGCGCGAACGATCACCGAGTTGGCGTCGATGGCCTCCACCGTCGACGCCGGCGTCGACTACGACGCCGACGACTTCGCCGCGGAGTTCCGCGCACCCGGCCACGTCCACGTGCTCCGCGGCGCGCCCGGCGGCTTGGACGACCGCCTCGGCCACACCGAACTCGGCCTCGCGATGGCCGCCGAGACGGAGCAGGCGCCCGCTGTCGTCGTCTGTGAGATGCTCGACGACGAGACGGGTCGCGCGCTGTCGACCGACGCGGCCCGAGAGTACGCGCGGCGCAACGGCCTCCCGTACGTCGAGGGGGAGGACCTCGTCGCGGCGCTGCGGTAG
- a CDS encoding DUF120 domain-containing protein, producing the protein MSSHTTAVGHDEVAALKTVALQGGLREPVKVSCSTLGERLDASSQTASRRLQRLEAAGLLDRDVVGDGQWVTVTGPGERRLRAEYADYRRLFEGEAGLTLAGTVTSGMGEGRHYIQLSGYHEQFVERLGYEPFPGTLNVSLTEAAVRARAGLDSVEGVPIDGWEDEERTFGPATCYAAVVDVDGATFEPVHVIVPERTHHDEDQLELIAPAKLREELALDDGDDITVRVTDAERADEPAQPVEATGPGGSA; encoded by the coding sequence ATGAGTTCTCACACGACGGCCGTCGGCCACGACGAGGTGGCCGCGTTGAAGACGGTCGCGCTCCAGGGCGGGCTGCGCGAACCCGTCAAGGTCTCCTGTTCGACGCTCGGCGAGCGGCTCGACGCCTCCAGCCAGACCGCCTCGCGACGCCTCCAGCGGCTCGAAGCGGCGGGCCTGCTCGACCGCGACGTCGTCGGCGACGGCCAGTGGGTGACCGTCACCGGTCCCGGCGAGCGCCGCCTGCGCGCCGAGTACGCCGACTACCGACGGCTGTTCGAGGGAGAGGCGGGCCTCACGCTCGCGGGGACGGTCACCTCCGGGATGGGCGAGGGCCGCCACTACATCCAGCTGTCGGGCTACCACGAGCAGTTCGTCGAGCGCCTCGGCTACGAGCCGTTCCCGGGCACGCTGAACGTCTCGCTCACCGAGGCGGCTGTCCGCGCCCGCGCCGGTCTCGACTCCGTCGAGGGCGTCCCCATCGACGGCTGGGAGGACGAGGAGCGGACGTTCGGGCCGGCGACGTGCTACGCCGCCGTCGTCGACGTCGACGGTGCGACGTTCGAGCCGGTCCACGTCATCGTCCCCGAACGCACCCACCACGACGAGGACCAACTCGAACTCATCGCGCCCGCGAAGCTCCGCGAGGAGTTGGCGCTCGACGACGGCGACGACATCACGGTGCGGGTCACCGACGCCGAGCGCGCCGACGAGCCGGCACAACCCGTCGAGGCGACGGGTCCGGGGGGGTCGGCGTGA